The Candidatus Dechloromonas phosphoritropha genome includes a region encoding these proteins:
- a CDS encoding ComF family protein, translated as MSILPQPVRPALNRVTAHLLPGSCLLCAANSAAGLLCPACVADLPRVPAALCPQCGDETALGERCGACLKDPPAFVRTVALFRYEFPVDRLIQAFKYGHQLPLAGWFGAGLAQELSAAGHDLILPLPLHPSRLRTRGFTQSLEIARIIARALGVPLDPTLLSRTRATPPQADLPLKERARNVRGAFACAGDLASQRILLVDDVMTTGATLREAARTLKLHGAGDITVAIAARALRR; from the coding sequence ATGTCAATTTTACCTCAGCCGGTGCGACCTGCCCTGAACCGCGTTACCGCCCACCTGCTGCCCGGCAGTTGCCTGCTGTGCGCCGCCAACAGCGCCGCCGGCCTGTTGTGCCCGGCGTGCGTGGCCGACCTGCCGCGAGTGCCTGCCGCGCTGTGTCCGCAGTGCGGCGACGAAACGGCGCTCGGCGAGCGTTGCGGCGCCTGCCTCAAGGATCCGCCGGCCTTCGTGCGGACGGTCGCGCTTTTTCGCTACGAATTCCCGGTCGACCGTCTGATCCAGGCGTTCAAGTATGGCCACCAGTTGCCGCTGGCGGGCTGGTTCGGAGCCGGTCTCGCGCAAGAGTTGAGCGCCGCCGGCCACGATCTCATCCTGCCGCTCCCGCTCCACCCGTCACGGCTGCGGACGCGCGGCTTCACCCAGTCGCTCGAAATTGCCCGCATCATCGCCAGGGCGCTCGGCGTTCCGCTCGACCCCACCCTCCTTTCCCGCACCCGCGCGACGCCGCCGCAGGCCGATCTGCCGCTCAAGGAGCGCGCCAGGAACGTGCGCGGCGCCTTCGCCTGCGCCGGCGACCTTGCCAGCCAGCGCATCCTTCTTGTTGACGACGTGATGACCACCGGGGCGACACTGCGCGAAGCAGCCCGCACACTCAAGCTCCACGGCGCCGGCGACATCACCGTGGCCATCGCCGCCCGTGCCCTGCGCCGCTGA
- a CDS encoding tRNA (cytidine(34)-2'-O)-methyltransferase has product MIAVVLHQPEIPPNTGNIIRLCANTGAELHLVEPLGFEFTDKALRRAGLDYHECARVVRHADWQACRAALGARRLWAMTTRGSASPFASELADDDAFVFGSETAGLPAAIVDEFPPDRRLRLPMRPGQRSLNLANAVAVTVFEAWRRNGFTGAA; this is encoded by the coding sequence ATGATCGCCGTCGTCCTCCACCAGCCCGAAATCCCGCCCAACACCGGCAACATCATCCGCCTGTGCGCCAACACCGGCGCCGAACTGCACCTCGTCGAACCGCTCGGCTTCGAGTTCACAGACAAGGCCCTGCGCCGCGCCGGCCTCGACTATCACGAATGCGCCCGCGTCGTCCGCCACGCCGACTGGCAGGCCTGCCGGGCTGCACTCGGCGCGCGCCGGCTGTGGGCGATGACCACGCGGGGAAGCGCCAGCCCCTTCGCCAGCGAGCTTGCAGATGACGACGCCTTCGTCTTCGGCTCCGAAACCGCCGGCCTCCCCGCCGCCATCGTCGACGAATTCCCACCCGACCGCCGCCTGCGCCTGCCGATGCGCCCCGGCCAGCGCAGCCTCAACCTGGCGAACGCGGTCGCCGTCACCGTCTTCGAGGCCTGGCGCCGGAACGGATTCACCGGCGCGGCCTGA
- a CDS encoding porin, translating to MQKKIIALAVAGLASTAAFAQTNVVVYGVADGTFDYVWQSGSKLNTVNSTVLTDNATGNILASQFTASSQANDVKLNRVSANSSYIGFKGSEDLGNGLKALFQYEMTVNFDNATGPTANRDSFVGLNHDKAGTIVLGNLTGPTRALGAALDVNPGATGIGVNQGIIGKIAGSTLKSSVSILSATPNSAIAGGTLGYGDANGCGRSSTCSSIFDTRWKNSVAYMSPNWGGFSFAGVYSAYLENKSPDYGTNYVATTTNGGVPVLTADFANQLTKTNAYGYDLGIKWEGMGFMGGVTYNWAQFGDFADTSVDNLRVGGMYTAPNWSVRAMWEKTKASLNQNLVYNNTDQQKFGVGGTFSFGKSTVLAQWYGTNSAKDIANSKANLYEVGYLYNMSKRTMLKATWAMIDNDDGSAADFGVNAIGNQSYNTAASVQTDGVTTLSQSSTVASGFGGKNQGVQVGIRHSF from the coding sequence ATGCAAAAGAAAATTATCGCCCTGGCAGTCGCCGGTCTGGCCTCGACGGCAGCCTTCGCGCAGACCAATGTCGTCGTCTACGGCGTTGCCGACGGCACGTTTGACTACGTTTGGCAGAGTGGCAGCAAGCTAAACACCGTGAATAGCACTGTCCTCACTGACAACGCTACCGGCAACATCCTCGCCTCGCAGTTTACTGCCTCGAGCCAGGCCAACGACGTTAAATTGAACCGTGTCTCCGCCAACTCGTCCTACATCGGCTTCAAGGGCAGCGAAGATCTGGGCAACGGCCTCAAGGCTCTGTTCCAGTACGAGATGACCGTCAACTTCGATAATGCCACCGGCCCGACTGCCAACCGTGACTCGTTCGTCGGCCTCAACCACGACAAGGCCGGCACCATCGTTCTCGGCAACCTGACCGGCCCGACCCGTGCCCTGGGCGCCGCCCTTGACGTCAACCCGGGTGCCACCGGCATCGGCGTCAATCAAGGCATTATCGGCAAGATCGCCGGTTCGACCCTCAAGAGCTCCGTTTCCATACTCTCCGCTACTCCCAATTCTGCCATCGCGGGGGGCACTCTTGGTTATGGGGATGCCAACGGTTGCGGCCGCAGCAGCACCTGCTCGTCGATCTTCGACACCCGCTGGAAGAACTCGGTCGCCTACATGTCTCCAAACTGGGGCGGCTTCTCCTTCGCCGGCGTCTACTCCGCCTACCTCGAGAACAAGTCTCCGGATTACGGCACCAACTACGTCGCTACCACTACCAATGGTGGCGTTCCGGTCCTCACGGCCGACTTTGCCAACCAACTTACCAAAACCAATGCCTATGGCTATGATCTCGGCATCAAGTGGGAAGGCATGGGCTTCATGGGTGGCGTGACCTACAACTGGGCTCAGTTCGGTGACTTTGCTGACACGTCGGTCGACAACCTCCGCGTCGGCGGCATGTATACCGCCCCCAACTGGTCCGTCCGCGCCATGTGGGAAAAGACCAAGGCTAGCCTGAACCAGAACCTGGTCTACAACAATACCGATCAGCAGAAGTTCGGCGTCGGCGGCACCTTCAGCTTCGGCAAGAGCACCGTGCTCGCGCAGTGGTACGGCACCAACTCTGCTAAGGACATCGCCAACTCCAAGGCCAACCTGTACGAAGTCGGCTATCTGTACAACATGTCCAAGCGCACGATGCTGAAGGCAACCTGGGCGATGATCGACAACGACGACGGCTCCGCTGCCGACTTCGGCGTCAATGCCATCGGCAACCAGAGCTATAACACAGCCGCAAGCGTTCAAACTGATGGCGTCACCACCCTCTCTCAGTCCTCGACTGTGGCTTCCGGCTTCGGCGGCAAGAACCAGGGCGTCCAGGTTGGTATTCGTCACTCCTTCTAA
- a CDS encoding type II toxin-antitoxin system YafQ family toxin, producing MRTIDRSTAFKHDYKRENKGRHRATLDADLMTILVALAEDQPPDPRYRDHDLSGAWAGYRECHVKPDLLLIYRKPDADTLRLARLGSHSELFG from the coding sequence ATGCGGACGATTGACCGTTCAACCGCGTTCAAGCACGACTACAAACGGGAAAACAAGGGCCGCCACAGGGCAACGCTTGACGCTGACCTGATGACCATACTCGTGGCTTTGGCCGAAGATCAGCCGCCGGACCCACGTTACCGCGATCATGACCTGAGCGGCGCTTGGGCGGGCTACCGCGAGTGTCATGTCAAGCCCGATCTACTTCTGATCTACCGCAAACCCGATGCCGATACCTTGCGCCTGGCTCGTCTTGGCTCGCACAGCGAGCTATTCGGATGA
- a CDS encoding type II toxin-antitoxin system RelB/DinJ family antitoxin, whose product MSTVDTYVRARIDTDTKERAAEALQAMGLSISDAIRLLMLRIADERRMPFEIKAPNAMTRKAIAELEAGKGKSFVSVKALMADLHADD is encoded by the coding sequence ATGAGCACCGTCGATACCTATGTCCGCGCTCGTATTGACACCGACACCAAGGAGCGTGCCGCCGAGGCGTTGCAGGCGATGGGTCTGTCCATTTCGGACGCCATTCGTCTACTCATGTTGCGCATTGCCGATGAGCGGCGCATGCCTTTCGAAATCAAGGCGCCGAACGCAATGACGCGCAAGGCAATAGCCGAGCTCGAGGCTGGCAAGGGGAAAAGTTTCGTCAGTGTCAAGGCACTGATGGCGGACTTGCATGCGGACGATTGA
- a CDS encoding glutamate 5-kinase codes for MTRLAKAKRLVVKVGSALVTAHGSGLDLAAIDDWARQISVIRRQGREVVLVSSGAIACGMQRLGWSKRPRTVHELQAAAAVGQMGLVQVYEGAFSRYGLQTAQILLTHDDLADRKRYLNARSTLTTLLDLGVVPIINENDTVITDEIKFGDNDTLGALVANLIEADALLILTDQTGLFTADPRKDPAATLIREATAGDEMLEAMAGGAGSAIGKGGMITKVIAAKRAAQSGAHTAIASGRESDVIARLANGEAVGTLLVSQTQPLAARKQWLADHLQLAGRLLLDAGAVNALRGGKSLLPIGVVAAEGDFGRGAAVACIAPGGAEVARGLCNYGSGEARLIARKSTLEIETLLGYVDEPEIIHRDNLILLG; via the coding sequence ATGACCCGCCTCGCCAAAGCCAAGCGCCTGGTCGTCAAGGTCGGCTCGGCGCTGGTCACCGCCCACGGGTCCGGACTCGACCTCGCGGCGATTGACGACTGGGCGCGCCAGATCAGCGTCATCCGGCGCCAGGGAAGGGAAGTCGTTCTCGTTTCCTCCGGCGCCATCGCCTGCGGGATGCAGCGTCTCGGCTGGAGCAAGCGGCCACGGACGGTCCATGAGTTGCAGGCGGCGGCGGCCGTCGGCCAGATGGGGCTGGTCCAGGTCTACGAAGGCGCATTCTCGCGCTATGGTCTGCAGACCGCGCAGATCCTGCTCACCCATGACGATCTCGCCGACCGCAAGCGTTATCTGAACGCGCGGTCAACGCTGACGACGCTGCTTGACCTCGGCGTCGTGCCGATCATCAACGAAAATGATACCGTGATCACCGACGAGATCAAGTTCGGCGACAACGATACCCTCGGCGCGCTGGTCGCCAACCTAATCGAGGCCGATGCGCTGCTCATCCTGACCGACCAGACCGGGCTGTTTACCGCCGACCCACGCAAGGATCCGGCCGCCACGCTGATCCGCGAGGCGACAGCCGGCGACGAGATGCTGGAAGCCATGGCCGGCGGCGCCGGCAGCGCCATTGGCAAGGGTGGCATGATCACCAAGGTCATCGCCGCCAAGCGCGCCGCGCAGAGCGGGGCGCACACGGCGATCGCCAGCGGCCGCGAGAGCGATGTCATCGCACGCCTGGCCAATGGCGAAGCCGTCGGCACGCTGCTCGTGTCGCAGACCCAGCCGCTGGCGGCGCGCAAGCAATGGCTGGCCGACCACCTGCAACTGGCGGGCCGGCTGTTACTCGACGCGGGTGCGGTCAACGCGCTGAGAGGGGGCAAAAGCCTGTTGCCGATCGGCGTCGTCGCCGCCGAGGGCGATTTCGGGCGCGGCGCGGCGGTCGCCTGCATCGCCCCCGGCGGGGCCGAAGTCGCGCGCGGGCTGTGCAACTACGGTAGCGGCGAAGCCCGCCTGATCGCCCGCAAGTCGACGCTGGAAATTGAGACCCTGCTCGGCTACGTCGACGAGCCGGAAATCATCCACCGCGACAACCTGATCCTGCTTGGCTGA
- a CDS encoding DUF86 domain-containing protein, translating into MSRKDPNVFLAHARDCAARIIEYTPDGAASFLADPKTQDAVLRNLEIIGQCFKDANLSALESQYPAVPWRDVAAFRNILAHAYLGIEMSIVWDIVATQIAPLHSQLKQMLENWNP; encoded by the coding sequence ATGAGCCGGAAAGACCCCAATGTCTTTCTCGCCCATGCCCGTGACTGCGCGGCCAGAATCATCGAATACACCCCAGACGGCGCCGCCAGCTTCCTTGCCGACCCGAAAACCCAGGATGCCGTTCTTCGCAACCTCGAAATCATTGGCCAGTGTTTCAAGGATGCCAATCTGTCCGCCCTGGAAAGCCAGTATCCAGCAGTCCCCTGGCGTGACGTTGCCGCCTTTCGCAACATCTTGGCGCATGCTTACCTAGGCATCGAAATGAGCATTGTCTGGGACATCGTCGCGACGCAGATTGCACCGCTCCACAGCCAACTCAAACAGATGCTCGAAAATTGGAACCCATGA
- a CDS encoding nucleotidyltransferase family protein: MVTLEQLRARREELIALASRHKAENIRIFGSVARGDANENSDVDILVHFREGASLFDLIHLIDDTSSLIHTKVDVVSDGGLSPYLARRILSEAVPL; the protein is encoded by the coding sequence ATGGTCACGCTAGAACAACTCCGTGCCAGAAGGGAAGAACTGATCGCGCTTGCCAGCCGGCACAAGGCTGAAAACATCCGTATCTTCGGCTCGGTTGCCCGCGGAGACGCCAACGAAAACAGCGATGTCGACATTCTCGTTCACTTTCGCGAAGGTGCTTCGCTGTTCGATCTGATCCACCTCATCGATGACACATCGTCCCTGATTCACACAAAAGTCGATGTCGTTTCGGATGGCGGGCTTTCTCCTTACCTCGCAAGGCGCATTCTTTCCGAAGCGGTGCCGTTATGA
- the obgE gene encoding GTPase ObgE — translation MKFIDEAKIYVKAGDGGSGVASFRREKYVPRGGPDGGDGGRGGSVFAVADRNLNTLIDYRYARKFLAQRGENGRGADCYGAGGNDIVLRVPIGTVIFDLNGEQILADLDQDGTKVLIAKGGKGGLGNIHFKSSTNRTPRQCTKGELGEELELRLELRVLADVGLLGLPNAGKSTLIRAVSAARPKVADYPFTTLHPNLGVVRVDPDKSFVMADVPGLIEGAADGAGLGLRFLKHLQRTRLLLHVVDIAPLDPDADPLRDARAIVNELLRHDPALVAKPRWLVLNKIDLIPAGEREAAIASFVEAYRKETGYDGPCFPIAAISGDGTKPLIFAVYEALEQMAPRAEEPLESVADE, via the coding sequence ATGAAATTCATCGACGAAGCGAAAATCTACGTCAAGGCCGGCGACGGCGGCAGCGGCGTGGCTTCGTTCCGCCGCGAGAAATACGTTCCCCGCGGCGGGCCGGACGGCGGCGACGGCGGCCGTGGCGGCAGCGTCTTCGCGGTCGCCGACCGCAACCTCAACACGCTGATCGACTACCGCTACGCACGCAAGTTCCTCGCCCAGCGCGGCGAGAACGGTCGCGGCGCCGATTGCTACGGTGCTGGCGGCAACGACATCGTGCTGCGGGTGCCGATCGGCACGGTCATTTTCGACCTCAACGGCGAACAGATTCTTGCCGACCTCGATCAGGACGGCACGAAGGTGCTGATCGCCAAGGGTGGCAAGGGAGGGCTCGGCAATATCCATTTCAAGTCGAGCACCAACCGCACTCCGCGCCAGTGCACCAAGGGCGAGCTGGGCGAGGAACTCGAGCTGCGGCTCGAGTTGCGCGTGCTCGCCGACGTTGGCCTGCTCGGCCTGCCGAACGCCGGCAAGAGCACGCTGATCCGCGCGGTTTCCGCCGCTCGTCCGAAGGTCGCCGATTACCCGTTCACCACGCTGCACCCCAATCTTGGCGTCGTTCGTGTCGACCCCGACAAGAGCTTCGTCATGGCCGACGTGCCGGGGTTGATCGAAGGCGCCGCCGATGGTGCCGGCCTCGGCCTGCGCTTCCTCAAGCACCTGCAGCGCACGCGCCTGTTGCTGCACGTCGTCGATATCGCGCCGCTCGACCCCGATGCCGACCCGTTGCGCGACGCGCGGGCGATCGTCAACGAACTGCTCCGGCACGACCCGGCGCTCGTCGCCAAGCCGCGCTGGCTCGTGCTCAACAAGATCGACCTGATTCCCGCAGGTGAGCGCGAAGCCGCCATCGCGAGCTTCGTCGAGGCCTACCGCAAGGAGACCGGCTATGACGGCCCGTGTTTCCCGATTGCCGCGATCAGCGGCGACGGCACGAAGCCGCTGATCTTCGCGGTCTATGAAGCGCTGGAACAGATGGCGCCGCGCGCGGAAGAGCCGTTGGAATCGGTAGCGGATGAATGA
- the rpmA gene encoding 50S ribosomal protein L27, with protein sequence MAHKKAGGSSRNGRDSESKRLGVKRYGGQFVLAGNIIVRQRGTEFHPGENVGCGKDHTLFALKDGTVKFAVKGARNRRTVIIVPAAA encoded by the coding sequence ATGGCACACAAGAAGGCAGGCGGCAGTTCACGCAACGGCCGCGATTCAGAATCGAAACGGCTTGGCGTCAAGCGTTACGGCGGCCAGTTTGTACTCGCCGGCAACATCATCGTTCGCCAGCGCGGTACCGAGTTCCACCCGGGTGAAAACGTCGGCTGCGGCAAGGATCACACCCTGTTCGCACTCAAGGATGGTACGGTCAAGTTCGCCGTCAAGGGCGCCAGGAATCGCCGCACCGTTATTATCGTTCCGGCCGCCGCGTAA
- the rplU gene encoding 50S ribosomal protein L21, with the protein MYAVIKTGGKQYRVCAGQKLKVEQIPAEVGAEITLDQVLMVGEGESVKVGAPLVSGAIVTCTVVSHGRHDKINIFKMRRRKHYQKHQGHRQNYTELRIDTIAV; encoded by the coding sequence ATGTATGCGGTCATAAAAACCGGCGGCAAGCAGTATCGCGTTTGCGCTGGCCAAAAACTTAAAGTAGAACAGATACCGGCAGAAGTTGGCGCAGAAATCACCCTCGATCAGGTCCTCATGGTAGGCGAAGGCGAGTCGGTGAAGGTCGGCGCCCCCCTGGTTTCTGGCGCCATCGTCACGTGCACCGTAGTTTCCCACGGCCGCCACGACAAGATCAATATCTTCAAGATGCGCCGGCGCAAGCATTACCAGAAGCATCAGGGCCATCGTCAGAACTATACCGAGCTGCGCATCGACACGATCGCTGTCTGA
- a CDS encoding FKBP-type peptidyl-prolyl cis-trans isomerase, whose amino-acid sequence MAEMTTASGLIYEDTILGEGAEARAGDHVVVHYTGWLTNGSKFDSSKDRSDPFSFPLGQRHVISGWDEGVQGMKIGGTRKLTIPPQLGYGARGAGGAIPPNATLVFEVELLAIQ is encoded by the coding sequence ATGGCTGAAATGACCACCGCCTCGGGCCTGATCTACGAAGACACCATCCTCGGCGAGGGCGCCGAAGCCCGGGCCGGCGACCATGTCGTCGTCCATTACACCGGCTGGCTGACCAACGGCAGCAAGTTCGATTCGAGCAAGGATCGCAGCGACCCCTTCTCTTTTCCACTCGGCCAGCGCCACGTGATTTCCGGCTGGGATGAAGGCGTCCAGGGAATGAAGATCGGCGGCACGCGCAAGCTGACCATTCCGCCGCAGCTCGGCTATGGCGCACGCGGCGCTGGCGGCGCGATTCCCCCGAATGCGACGCTGGTTTTCGAGGTTGAACTGCTCGCCATCCAATGA
- a CDS encoding pseudouridine synthase — protein sequence MSDSGNERKPKRPPSPADSDDPWARWRQPAAPAAVDGEKRVNLPPELEPPPVAKVRERPTGTLSPIKSAAPARGAAKKPFKKPSTAPARKSPGAPAAPPHAARPAREPGAPPEGVRLSKVMSARGMCSRREADLWIERGWVFVAGERISELGSRIDPEAEISISREAKQDQAKQVTILLNKPVGYVSGQPEPGSTPAVTLIAAASQVRQSGDPEFKPWMLRGLAPAGRLDVDSTGLLVLTQDGRIAKKLIGEDSEAEKEYLVRVNGELVKDGLKLLNHGLELDDKPLKPARVKQINEDQLHFILREGKKRQIRRMCELVGLRVTGLKRVRIGKVKLGDLALGQWRFLRADEAF from the coding sequence ATGAGTGATTCCGGCAACGAGCGCAAGCCGAAACGGCCTCCCAGCCCGGCGGACAGCGATGATCCGTGGGCCAGGTGGCGTCAACCTGCGGCCCCTGCTGCAGTCGACGGCGAAAAAAGGGTAAATTTGCCGCCCGAGCTTGAACCGCCGCCGGTCGCGAAGGTGCGCGAGCGGCCAACGGGTACACTGAGCCCGATAAAATCCGCCGCGCCAGCGCGCGGTGCAGCGAAAAAGCCGTTCAAAAAGCCGTCGACCGCCCCCGCAAGGAAATCGCCTGGTGCACCAGCAGCCCCACCGCACGCAGCGCGGCCGGCGCGCGAACCTGGCGCCCCGCCGGAAGGCGTCCGTCTGTCCAAGGTGATGTCGGCGCGCGGCATGTGCTCGCGGCGCGAGGCAGACCTGTGGATAGAGCGCGGCTGGGTGTTCGTCGCTGGCGAGCGCATTTCTGAGCTGGGATCGCGCATCGACCCCGAGGCCGAGATCTCGATTTCCAGGGAAGCGAAGCAGGATCAGGCGAAGCAGGTGACGATCCTGCTCAACAAGCCGGTGGGTTATGTATCCGGCCAGCCGGAGCCCGGCTCGACGCCGGCGGTGACCCTGATTGCGGCGGCATCACAGGTCAGGCAGTCGGGTGACCCGGAATTCAAGCCGTGGATGCTGCGCGGACTGGCGCCGGCCGGACGCCTCGACGTCGATTCGACCGGCCTGCTGGTACTGACGCAGGACGGCCGGATCGCGAAGAAGCTGATCGGCGAGGACAGCGAAGCGGAAAAGGAGTATCTGGTGCGCGTCAACGGTGAGCTGGTCAAGGATGGCCTCAAGCTGCTCAACCACGGTCTGGAGCTCGACGACAAGCCGTTGAAGCCGGCGCGCGTCAAGCAGATCAACGAGGATCAACTGCACTTCATCCTGCGCGAAGGCAAGAAGCGCCAGATCCGCCGCATGTGCGAACTGGTCGGACTGCGCGTGACCGGCCTCAAGCGGGTGCGCATCGGCAAGGTCAAGCTCGGCGACCTGGCGCTCGGGCAGTGGCGCTTCCTGCGCGCCGACGAGGCTTTCTGA
- a CDS encoding MaoC family dehydratase, translated as MTHHIDQLHPGMSASIAKTVTEADIVLFAGISTDVNPAHLDEEYCKDTVFGGRIAHGMLSASFISAVLANHLPGPGTIYLSQTLKFRAPVRPGDTVRATVTVKEVNVAKNRVTLDTVCTVAGKIVIEGDCLVMPPARGQAVAGTA; from the coding sequence ATGACGCATCACATCGACCAGCTCCATCCCGGCATGAGCGCCAGCATTGCCAAGACCGTCACTGAAGCCGACATCGTCCTGTTCGCCGGCATCTCGACAGATGTCAATCCGGCGCATCTGGACGAGGAATACTGCAAGGACACCGTGTTTGGCGGGCGCATTGCCCACGGCATGCTGTCAGCCAGCTTCATCTCCGCCGTGCTCGCCAATCACCTGCCCGGTCCCGGCACCATCTACCTGTCGCAGACGCTGAAGTTCCGGGCGCCGGTTCGCCCCGGCGACACCGTCCGGGCCACGGTCACCGTCAAGGAAGTCAACGTCGCCAAGAACCGCGTCACGCTCGATACGGTGTGCACGGTCGCCGGCAAGATCGTCATCGAGGGCGACTGCCTGGTGATGCCCCCGGCGCGCGGGCAGGCGGTCGCCGGAACTGCCTGA
- a CDS encoding ABC transporter permease, which translates to MLFADALQLAIRAVTAQRLRSFLTLLGIAVGIAAVILLTSIGEGIHRFVLGEFTQFGTNVITVTPGKTKTGGSSSGLPSSARPLSLEDARSLERLPHVVAVTPNARGNAEVEGNGRTRRTLVYGVNAHLPQVFRSTVQSGQFLPADDESSARAFVVLGSKLRDELFGSENPLGQRLRIGGLHFRVIGVMAPKGQFLGIDLDDTAFIPAARAQELFNREGVDEVNVAAEEGVPSAIVAKAIKERLIARHGREDFTIITQEEMLKTLSNILNVLTMAVGALGGISLLVGGVGIVTIMTIAVAERTGEIGLLVALGARRRTILLLFLGEAVALSALGGFLGLLLGFGLAQAIHFALPALPVHTPLSFVLLAEAVAIVIGLAAGVLPARRAARLDPVEALRTE; encoded by the coding sequence ATGCTCTTCGCCGACGCCCTCCAGCTCGCCATTCGCGCCGTCACCGCGCAGCGCCTGCGCAGTTTCCTGACACTGCTCGGCATCGCCGTCGGCATCGCTGCGGTAATCCTGCTGACCTCGATCGGCGAGGGCATCCACCGCTTCGTCCTCGGCGAATTCACCCAGTTCGGCACCAACGTCATCACCGTGACGCCGGGCAAGACCAAGACCGGCGGCTCGTCGTCCGGCCTGCCGTCGAGCGCCCGCCCGTTGTCGCTCGAAGACGCCCGCTCGCTCGAACGCCTGCCGCACGTCGTCGCCGTGACCCCCAACGCGCGCGGCAATGCCGAAGTCGAGGGCAACGGCCGCACGCGGCGCACGCTGGTCTACGGCGTCAATGCCCATCTGCCGCAGGTGTTCCGGTCGACCGTGCAAAGCGGCCAGTTTTTGCCGGCCGACGACGAAAGCAGCGCCCGCGCCTTCGTCGTTCTCGGTTCCAAGCTCAGGGATGAACTGTTCGGCAGCGAGAATCCGCTCGGCCAGCGCCTGCGCATTGGCGGCCTGCACTTCCGGGTGATCGGCGTCATGGCGCCAAAAGGCCAGTTTCTCGGCATCGACCTCGACGACACCGCTTTCATTCCGGCGGCCCGCGCTCAGGAGTTGTTCAATCGCGAGGGCGTCGATGAAGTCAACGTTGCCGCCGAGGAAGGCGTTCCTTCGGCGATCGTCGCCAAGGCCATCAAGGAACGCCTGATCGCTCGCCACGGGCGTGAAGACTTCACGATCATTACCCAGGAGGAGATGCTGAAGACGCTGTCCAACATCCTCAACGTGCTGACCATGGCGGTTGGCGCGCTCGGCGGCATCTCGCTGCTGGTTGGCGGGGTCGGCATCGTCACCATCATGACCATCGCCGTTGCCGAGCGCACCGGCGAGATCGGCCTGCTGGTCGCTCTCGGCGCGCGCCGGCGCACCATCCTGCTGCTCTTTCTCGGCGAGGCGGTCGCGCTCTCGGCGCTCGGTGGATTTCTTGGCCTGCTGCTCGGCTTCGGGCTGGCGCAGGCGATTCATTTCGCCCTGCCGGCGCTGCCGGTGCATACCCCGCTCAGCTTTGTGCTGCTCGCCGAGGCCGTCGCCATCGTCATCGGTCTCGCTGCCGGCGTGCTGCCGGCGCGGCGCGCCGCCCGTCTCGACCCGGTCGAGGCCTTGCGTACCGAATGA